One genomic segment of Capricornis sumatraensis isolate serow.1 chromosome X, serow.2, whole genome shotgun sequence includes these proteins:
- the LOC138070748 gene encoding melanoma-associated antigen 8-like — MSELRKPKKDLQDPGEAQGPEEAQLLGAEGGEAATPSASSRPVSLCAAEEALPQEALNKMVANMVKLLLCKYRAKEPTSDAELLHTVLGGNQEHFPEVFRQAVECVLLVFGIDVRQVETAPIYIMVPCLGLTCDVIQSGEQGLPKAGLLVVVLSLILQNGDRGPEEEIWRALNKMGVYVWKEHSIFGEPRELLTQVWVREGYLEYRQVPDSDPARFEFLWGPRAFAETSKEKFTKYLLRVHRRAFRSFPFPSAEAVREEKEGS; from the coding sequence ATGAGTGAGctaaggaagcccaagaaagacCTTCAGGACCCAGGCGAGGCCCAGGGCCCGGAGGAAGCACAGCTCTtgggggctgagggaggggaggCAGCAACCCCCTCAGCCTCTTCCCGCCCAGTCTCTTTATGCGCCGCTGAGGAGGCCTTGCCCCAGGAAGCTCTGAATAAAATGGTGGCTAACATGGTGAAGTTACTGCTCTGCAAGTATCGAGCCAAGGAGCCAACCTCTGATGCCGAATTGCTGCATACGGTCCTCGGAGGTAACCAGGAGCACTTCCCGGAGGTCTTCCGCCAAGCGGTTGAATGCGTTCTGCTGGTCTTTGGTATAGATGTGAGGCAGGTAGAAACTGCGCCCATCTACATCATGGTTCCCTGCCTGGGCCTCACCTGTGATGTGATACAGAGCGGTGAGCAGGGCctgcccaaggccggcctcctggTGGTGGTCCTCAGCCTGATCCTCCAGAATGGGGATCGCGGCCCTGAGGAGGAGATCTGGAGAGCACTCAACAAGATGGGAGTGTATGTTTGGAAGGAGCACTctatctttggggagcccagggagctgctgaCCCAAGTGTGGGTGCGAGAGGGGTACCTGGAGTACCGGCAGGTGCCTGACAGCGACCCTGCTCGCTtcgagttcctgtggggtccccgggcCTTTGCGGAGACCAGCAAGGAGAAATTCACAAAGTATCTGCTCAGGGTCCACCGAAGGGCTTTTAGGTCcttcccattcccttctgcagaggctgtgagggaggagaaagaggggtcctga